From Deltaproteobacteria bacterium:
CGGGCGGTTAGCTACGTCCAGCGGAAGATCCGCAGCGCGATCGCGAAGCTGACCAGCGCCCAAACGCCCATGACCGCGAGCTGAAACCCCAGGTTCGCCATCGACACGCCGTCGTTCACGATGGCGCGCAAAGCTTCGTTGAGCGCCGTCAGCGGGAGCACGCGGATCACCGGCTGCAAGAACTCTGGAAAGCGCTGCGCCGAGAAGAACACACCCGAGAGCACGAACATCGGCAGCGTGACCAGGTTCACCAGGCCGTTCGCCGTCTCCGAGTTCTGCGCGCGCGACGCACAGAGCAACCCCACGCCCGCGAACGACGCCGCGCCCAGCGCGCTCACCAGGCACATGCCCAGGATCGACCCGCGGATCTCCACGCCGAACGCGAAGTACGCGAAGCCCATCAGCACCGGCACCTCGACGGCCAGCGCCAGAAATCGCGAGAGCATGAACGCCATCAGGTAGTGCGTGCGCTTCATGGGCGTGGCCACCAGCCGCTTGAGCAGCTTGCGTTGCCGCGTCTGGACGATCGTCCACGCGATGCCCCACAAGCTCCCGCTCATCAGCTGCATGCCGAGCAAGCCGGGAACGAGCCAGTCCACGTAGCGCGCGCCGGGCGCGGAGACTTTTTCGTCGGTCGCGGTGCGCGTGTCGGCGCGACCGGCTGCGCGCTGGAGGGCGTCGTCGGCGAGGAGCCGGGCGCCAAATGCTTCGGGCCGCGAAGGATCGAACCGGTACGTCACCGCGCCGTGCTCGCCGGGCACCACCAGCACCGCGATCTTTCCCGAGCGCAGGAGCTTGCCGGCTTCGTCCTGCGACACCACGCGCGGTACGAGGCGGCCGGTCTTGGTGAGCGCGTCGGCGTCGGCCTGCGCTTCGGGGCCCGCGAGCACGCCGATGTCCACCTGCGGCGGCCCCTGGTTCCGGAACGCCACGCCGAGCGCGATGGTGATCAAGATCGGAAAGCCGAACGTCCAGAACACCGCGCCGGGCTCGCGAATGAACTCGCGGAGGCGCGCGAGCGTGAGCTCGGTGAGCGGGCTGCGGATCTTGCGCGGGCGCGCGGCCAGGGCGACAGGTGGGCTCTCAGCCGTCACGCAGGTGCCTCCCGGTGAGCGCCACGAAGACGTCCTCGAGCGTTGCGTTGCGCGTGGTGAGCTGCGTCAGCTCCGCCTTCTTCGCGCGGACGAGGTCCAGGATCGCAGGCAACGTGACGTGCGGCTCATCGACGGCCAGCACGTGCATGCCCGCCTGGCTGCGCGCGGAGTTCACAGAGGGAAGCGCCTTGAGCTCGTCGAGCGAAAGCTCCGGCGTCGTCGCCAGCTCCACCATGTGCGCGCCGCCCAGCGAGCGGATGAGCTCGCGCGGCGTGCCCAGGGCGATCACCTTGCCGTGGTCGATGACCGCCACGCGGTCGCAGAGTCGCTCGGCCTCGTCCATGTAGTGGGTGGTGAGGAGCACCGTCTTCCCGCGGCCCTTGAAGGCCACGATGATGTCCCAGAGCGACCGCCGTGATTGCGGATCCAGTCCGGTGGTGGGCTCGTCGAGGAAGAGCAGGTCCGGATCGCCCACCAGCGCGCAGGCCACCGCGAGCCGCTGCCGCTGACCGCCGGAGAGCTTCGACACCCAGGCGTCGCGCTTCTCCTGCAGCTGCATGGCGTTCAGCAGCTCTTCGATGTCGCGGCCCGAGGGATAGAAGCTGCGAAAGAGCGCGAGCGTCTCTTCCACGCTGAGCTTGTCGGAGAGCTTGGTTTCCTGCAGCGCCACGCCGATGCGGCCGCGGAGCTCGGGCTCGTCCTTGTCCCAGCGCTTGCCGAGCAGCTCCACCTGGCCCGAGCTGGGCGCGAGCAGGCCCTCGAGGATCTCGCAGGTGGTGGTCTTGCCCGCGCCGTTGGGGCCGAGCAGGCCGAAGCACTCGCCTGCGCGGACCTGGAGGTCGAGGCCGTCGACGGCGGTGAGGGGGCCGTAGCGCTTCACCAGCCCGGTGATCTGAATCGCGGTGTCCACGCGAAGAAGTCGTATCCGGGGACACCGGGAACCGCAACCGCTCTCAGGGGTCCGTCACGCTCACGTCGTCCACGTACACGCCAGGGAAGTTGTCGCTGCCGTCGCTGTGGAAGTCGAATTCGACGTACACGTGCTGGCCCGCGAAGGCGGAAAGGTCCGCCGTGTATTCCTGCCAGCCAGCGTTGGAGAGGTTGCCACCCCACGCGGTTTGGTTCGCGATGGTAAGGGGGTATCCGGTCGTAGTCGTGCCATTGGCCGCGGAGACGTACGACACGTTGGTGATCTCGCTGAAGTTCACCCCGTCCGTACTCACCTTGAGGTTCACGCCGTC
This genomic window contains:
- a CDS encoding ABC transporter permease, producing the protein MTAESPPVALAARPRKIRSPLTELTLARLREFIREPGAVFWTFGFPILITIALGVAFRNQGPPQVDIGVLAGPEAQADADALTKTGRLVPRVVSQDEAGKLLRSGKIAVLVVPGEHGAVTYRFDPSRPEAFGARLLADDALQRAAGRADTRTATDEKVSAPGARYVDWLVPGLLGMQLMSGSLWGIAWTIVQTRQRKLLKRLVATPMKRTHYLMAFMLSRFLALAVEVPVLMGFAYFAFGVEIRGSILGMCLVSALGAASFAGVGLLCASRAQNSETANGLVNLVTLPMFVLSGVFFSAQRFPEFLQPVIRVLPLTALNEALRAIVNDGVSMANLGFQLAVMGVWALVSFAIALRIFRWT
- a CDS encoding ABC transporter ATP-binding protein, giving the protein MDTAIQITGLVKRYGPLTAVDGLDLQVRAGECFGLLGPNGAGKTTTCEILEGLLAPSSGQVELLGKRWDKDEPELRGRIGVALQETKLSDKLSVEETLALFRSFYPSGRDIEELLNAMQLQEKRDAWVSKLSGGQRQRLAVACALVGDPDLLFLDEPTTGLDPQSRRSLWDIIVAFKGRGKTVLLTTHYMDEAERLCDRVAVIDHGKVIALGTPRELIRSLGGAHMVELATTPELSLDELKALPSVNSARSQAGMHVLAVDEPHVTLPAILDLVRAKKAELTQLTTRNATLEDVFVALTGRHLRDG